Proteins encoded within one genomic window of Panicum virgatum strain AP13 chromosome 1N, P.virgatum_v5, whole genome shotgun sequence:
- the LOC120654703 gene encoding probable arabinose 5-phosphate isomerase: MGSLPVNASPECAALRRATVSASDLAPLFSAQRRHLDHFFDRLDMSQAAAFAQALLDAPGAVFFTGVGKSGIVARKIAQTLASLGFARAGFLAPVDALHGDIGALFPGDVLVLLSKSGASDELLALAPCARAKGAYLISLTSAASGADCPLAAACDLNVHLPLQGEVCPFGLAPVTSTAIQMVFGDTVVAAIMEARRLSRDQYASNHPAGKIGKTLIFKVKDVMKKQNELPLCKEGDMIMDQLTELTSKGCGCLLVVDEDHHLIGTFTDGDLRRTLKASGPAIFNLTVGEMCNRNPRTITADAMAVEAMEKMESPPSPVQFLPVVDDNNVVCGIITLHGLVSAGL, encoded by the exons atgGGCTCCCTCCCGGTTAACGCCTCTCCGGAATGCGCCGCGCTGAGGCGCGCCACGGTGTCGGCGTCGGACCTGGCGCCGCTCTTCTCCGCGCAGCGCCGGCACCTGGACCACTTCTTCGACCGCCTCGACATGTcgcaggcggcggcgttcgCGCAGGCGCTGCTCGACGCGCCCGGGGCCGTCTTCTTCACGGGCGTCGGCAAGTCCGGCATCGTGGCGCGGAAGATCGCGCAGACGCTGGCGTCGCTCGGCTTCGCGCGGGCAGGCTTCCTGGCCCCCGTCGACGCGCTCCACGGCGACATCGGCGCGCTCTTCCCGGGGGACGTGCTCGTGCTGCTCTCCAAGTCCGGCGCCTCCGACGAGCTGCTCGCGCTCGCGCCCTGCGCGCGCGCCAAGGGCGCCTACCTCATCTCGCTCACCTCGGCGGCGTCGGGGGCCGActgcccgctcgccgccgcctgcgaccTCAATGTGCACCTGCCGCTGCAGGGGGAGGTCTGCCCCTTCGGCCTCGCGCCCGTCACCTCCACCGCCATCCAGATGGTGTTCGGGGAcaccgtcgtcgccgccatCATGGAGGCGCGCCGGCTCTCCAGGGACCAGTACGCCTCCAACCACCCCGCCGGCAAGATTGGCAAGACCCTCATCTTCAAG GTTAAAGATGTTATGAAGAAACAGAATGAACTTCCTCTGTGCAAGGAGGGAGATATGATAATGGACCAACTCACAGAGCTCACCAGTAAAGGTTGTGGGTGTCTGCTTGTGGTTGATGAAGATCATCATTTGATTGGCACCTTCACTGATGGTGATCTCCGGCGTACATTGAAGGCAAGCGGCCCAGCTATTTTCAATCTCACAGTTGGAGAGATGTGCAACAG GAATCCAAGAACAATCACTGCCGATGCAATGGCAGTCGaagccatggagaagatggaatcACCTCCTTCACCTGTGCAGTTCTTGCCTGTTGTCGACGACAACAATGTCGTGTGTGGGATCATTACACTGCACGGATTGGTCTCTGCCGGATTGTAG
- the LOC120654704 gene encoding single-stranded DNA-binding protein WHY2, mitochondrial-like, protein MLRIYRFLPSASRRGFDLKEPLWSGSLTFQQAVSTSAGNLDENLSGKKFASYTVFKGKAALSIHPILPSFSKMESGAYRMNRNGSVMLTFLPAVGQRKYDYTKKQLFALSPTEVGCLISLGPAESCEFFHDPSMKSSHEGQVKKSLSLTPLGSDSGYFVNITVLNNVQKTTDRLSVPITKAEFAVMRTALSFALPHIMGWDQVLTHHPASLASSKHRMERPHPDSEWER, encoded by the exons ATGCTGCGGATCTACCGCTTCCTCCCATCCGCCTCCAG GAGAGGTTTTGATCTAAAAGAACCTCTTTGGAGTGGTTCGTTGACATTCCAACAAGCTGTCTCAACTTCAGCAGGAAATCTTGATG AGAACCTGTCTGGTAAAAAGTTTGCAAGCTATACTGTGTTCAAGGGAAAGGCTGCACTTTCTATTCATCCTATACTGCCAAGTTTCAGCAAAATGGAA TCTGGAGCATATCGGATGAACAGAAATGGATCAGTAATGTTGACCTTCCTTCCTGCTGTTGGACAAAGGAAGTATGACTATACAAAGAAACAG CTTTTTGCTCTGTCACCTACTGAAGTTGGATGCTTGATAAGTCTTGGGCCTGCTGAATCCTGTGAGTTTTTCCATGATCCGTCCATGAAATCAAG TCATGAAGGACAGGTGAAAAAATCGCTGTCGCTTACTCCCCTTGGCAGTGACAGTGGATACTTTGTTAATATAA CCGTTCTGAACAACGTGCAGAAGACTACCGATCGCCTTTCAGTCCCTATCACAAAAGCTGAGTTTGCGGTGATGCGCACAGCACTGAGT TTTGCGTTGCCACACATCATGGGCTGGGATCAGGTGTTGACGCACCATCCAGCTTCCCTAGCTAGCAGCAAGCATAGGATGGAGCGTCCACACCCGGATTCTGAATGGGAAAGGTGA
- the LOC120654706 gene encoding uncharacterized protein LOC120654706, translating to MDPPDVEMEAAPEPPAQPPVPAPAPASAAAGEGWSMLSRARALLEEGKPSLALQAVLLAIRSQGGEQALLQTMNRARELYAQRLQATPSVDELASLLAQCAIAEAQSTNANPQGPGSDPVDMLNSDETCILSVSGRKQIILDAFADGSSFICLKCGGLYSTSRKDEHLAYWCGTA from the exons ATGGACCCGCCCGACGTCGAGATGGAGGCCGCGCCCGAGCCCCCGGCCCAGCCTCCGGTTCCGGCTCCTGCTCCGGCGTCGGCAGCGGCTGGGGAGGGGTGGAGCATGCTGTCCCGCGCCCGCGCGCTGCTCGAGGAGGGCAAGCCGTCCCTCGCGCTGCAGGCG GTTCTCCTAGCCATAAGATCACAAGGTGGTGAACAAGCTCTCCTCCAGACTATGAACCGTGCGCGGGAACTCTACGCACAGAGATTGCAGGCCACTCCTAGTGTTGATGAGCTCGCCTCTTTGCTTGCCCAATGTGCCATCGCAGAGGCACAGTCAACAAATGCTAACCCACAAGGACCTGGATCAGACCCTGTCGATATGCTGAATTCTGATGAGACCTGCATTCTTTCTGTGAGTGGAAGGAAGCAAATCATCCTGGATGCATTTGCTGATGGAAGCAGCTTCATTTGCCTGAAATGTGGTGGGCTCTATAGCACATCTCGCAAGGATGAGCACTTGGCCTACTGGTGCGGTACTGCATGA